The window GGAGTAAACCCGGTGGCAAGGCTGGCGAGGTTGTCGGTGATGTCATTGAAAACACGGTCAAAAAAGGCAAAGGATTTAAATTCCCCGGCATTGCCGGTGGCCTGCTTTCTTTCGGTAGCACCGTTACGGCACTGGCCACTGCAACCAGCCCGGAAGAAGACGCCGCCGTCGAAGGAAGCGAGGAGCGCTGGAAAAATATACGGGCTAAATATCCTCAGTGGCTGATTGATGCTGCCCGTGAAAAATATCAGCCGTGGTGGCAGTTTGGCGAAGGTTACTCAACAGAAAACGAGAAATGGATCCAGCAGTATCTTGACGAACTGAAAAAAACCGGGGTTATCGCCGGTGATTCTCTGCCAACACCAGAACAAGTCCGACAGCAAGCCGGAATGGCAGCGCCTGAACCGGCATCAAAGCCCCCCGGACGCATCAACCAGCCGGAATACCTCACGCACTGGGGACCACCTGCCAGCCCCATAAATTTCACCACACAACTGGTGCTCGATGGTCAGGTCGTGGCGGAAGCAGTGAACAAATACAACCTTCAGGACGGCAACAGAGGCACGGGAGGAACTTACTGATGGGCTGGGCTGAAAACCTGCAAAACGCTTCCTTTCGCGGTGTGCAGTTTGATGTACTGAACACGGATGAACAAATCAGCCGCGACCATGCGGTCTATGAATACCCGTTTGTTGACGGGGCGGATTTGCACGACCTCGGGCGCAAGGCGCGACCGTTCCGCATGACGGCGTTCCTGTGGGGGGAGTATTACGAATATAAACTCGAAAAGCTGATCGCCGCCCTGGACGAAGGCGGCGATGGTGAGCTGATTCACCCGGTTTATGGCTCCGTTCCGTCGGTGATTGTGACCGGCTACAGCATTCGCCATGACGCAGAAAGCCCGGACAGCTGCACCATCGACATGAGCTTTCTGGAGAACCGCACCGGCAGCGCGTTGTTCAGCACCCCGTTACCGGAGCTGTTTGCACAGCAGTTATTTGAAGAACTGGATAAGTTACTGGCACAGTTAAGCGAATTATTTGACGCTGTTACGGCCCCTTTAAAGACCATTAACAGCGTGATTAAAAAAATCCAGACGGTACGTGCCACGCTGGTGAATACCCTGCTGACGTTCAAAAGCGATTTTCTCTCATCCATCGACAATATGATGTCACTGGCCAGCGAACCCGGAAAGTTCATCGGCGGGCTGGCAGAGGTGCTGGAAATCCACACGTCAGATGTCGGGCACGCGGTGCCGGTGCTGGAGCGTACTGATTCCGCCACCACGACCGGACTGACCGGGGAAGACAGC is drawn from Citrobacter rodentium NBRC 105723 = DSM 16636 and contains these coding sequences:
- a CDS encoding DNA circularization protein, encoding MGWAENLQNASFRGVQFDVLNTDEQISRDHAVYEYPFVDGADLHDLGRKARPFRMTAFLWGEYYEYKLEKLIAALDEGGDGELIHPVYGSVPSVIVTGYSIRHDAESPDSCTIDMSFLENRTGSALFSTPLPELFAQQLFEELDKLLAQLSELFDAVTAPLKTINSVIKKIQTVRATLVNTLLTFKSDFLSSIDNMMSLASEPGKFIGGLAEVLEIHTSDVGHAVPVLERTDSATTTGLTGEDSVASSATVMTCWNEVMADMDELVALPVALVSGDKTPSVALPPDASVEDVQDVKAAYAVLAASELASVATAILSDEAQSEQLIPADIGRLVGDVRTRLQAAITLFRERYESERERITETVSPLGLMYPGIIQSMKNVAASVQDVGLLVLSRRPPLTQKQVQADSCLLLLAWQWYGDYSRAAELQRLNPQLRDPNNITAGMVINAYAK